A region of Cellulomonas sp. WB94 DNA encodes the following proteins:
- a CDS encoding lysophospholipid acyltransferase family protein: protein MKRVLVGPLLHLLFRPWVRGIENVPTTGGAILASNHLAVIDSFVLPLVLDREIVFIGKSEYFTGTGIKGRLKAGFFRGVGTIPVDRSGGKASEAALHTGLLRLEAGGLFGIYPEGTRSPDGRLYRGKTGVARLALESGVPVIPIAMIGTDVAQPIGRTIPKPVRIGVVVGEPLDFSRYKGMENDRFILRSVTDEIMYSLMSLSGQEYVDVYAATQKARIATGHPAAKLPTPDAAATAPGGRPVPDVHVPVPPEDDAAPSVG from the coding sequence ATGAAGCGGGTCCTCGTGGGTCCGCTGCTGCACCTGCTCTTCCGACCCTGGGTGCGCGGCATCGAGAACGTGCCCACGACGGGCGGTGCGATCCTGGCGAGCAACCACCTCGCCGTGATCGACTCGTTCGTCCTGCCGCTCGTCCTGGACCGGGAGATCGTGTTCATCGGCAAGTCCGAGTACTTCACGGGCACCGGGATCAAGGGCCGGCTCAAGGCGGGCTTCTTCCGCGGGGTCGGCACGATCCCGGTGGATCGCAGCGGCGGCAAGGCGTCCGAGGCGGCCCTTCACACCGGCCTCCTGCGGCTCGAGGCGGGCGGGCTGTTCGGGATCTACCCCGAGGGGACGCGCAGCCCCGACGGTCGGCTCTACCGCGGCAAGACGGGTGTGGCGCGGCTCGCCCTCGAGTCCGGCGTCCCCGTGATCCCGATCGCGATGATCGGGACCGACGTCGCGCAGCCGATCGGTCGGACCATCCCGAAGCCCGTGCGCATCGGCGTCGTCGTCGGCGAGCCGCTCGACTTCAGCCGCTACAAGGGCATGGAGAACGACCGCTTCATCCTGCGGTCGGTGACCGACGAGATCATGTACTCGCTCATGAGCCTGTCCGGCCAGGAGTACGTCGACGTGTACGCCGCGACGCAGAAGGCGCGCATCGCGACCGGTCACCCCGCGGCGAAGCTCCCGACGCCCGACGCGGCCGCGACGGCCCCCGGCGGCCGACCCGTCCCGGACGTCCACGTGCCGGTACCGCCCGAGGACGACGCGGCGCCGTCGGTAGGATGA
- a CDS encoding 3-deoxy-7-phosphoheptulonate synthase class II has protein sequence MSVEADPQVLAGLDNWRTMSARQQPRWPDLAELESVTRKLAQVPPLVFAGEADALRAQLAAAGRGEAFLLQGGDCAETFADATADNIRNKIKTILQMAVVLTYGASLPVIKMGRMAGQYAKPRSSDEETRDGVTLPAFRGDIINGFEFTPEDRTPDPRRLLEAYHTSASTLNLIRAFTTGGFASLLRAHEWNKGFMANPAYSRYEEIAAEIDRAIRFMAACGADFDALRTVDFYSSHEGLLLDYERPLTRIDSRTGLPYDCSAHFLWIGERTRELDGAHVDYFSRVHNPIGIKLGPTSTADDALALIDKLNPTAEPGRITFITRMGAGKIRERLPQLVEKVTADGRPVTWVCDPMHGNGITSASGYKTRRFSDVMDEVAGFFEVHRALGTVPGGLHIELTGDDVTEVLGGSEEIDDAGLARRYETLVDPRLNHQQSLELAFQVVELLRRS, from the coding sequence ATGAGCGTCGAGGCGGACCCGCAGGTCCTCGCCGGGCTGGACAACTGGCGCACGATGTCGGCCCGCCAGCAGCCGCGCTGGCCGGACCTCGCCGAGCTGGAGTCCGTCACCCGCAAGCTCGCCCAGGTCCCGCCGCTCGTGTTCGCGGGGGAGGCGGACGCGCTGCGGGCCCAGCTCGCGGCCGCGGGGCGCGGGGAGGCCTTCCTGCTGCAGGGGGGCGACTGCGCGGAGACGTTTGCCGACGCCACCGCCGACAACATCCGCAACAAGATCAAGACGATCCTGCAGATGGCGGTCGTGCTCACCTACGGCGCGAGCCTGCCCGTCATCAAGATGGGTCGCATGGCGGGGCAGTACGCCAAGCCGCGCAGCTCCGACGAGGAGACGCGCGACGGGGTGACCCTGCCGGCGTTCCGCGGCGACATCATCAACGGCTTCGAGTTCACCCCCGAGGACCGCACGCCCGATCCGCGCCGGCTGCTCGAGGCGTACCACACGTCCGCCTCGACGCTGAACCTGATCCGTGCGTTCACCACGGGTGGGTTCGCGTCGCTGCTGCGTGCGCACGAGTGGAACAAGGGGTTCATGGCGAACCCCGCGTACTCCCGCTACGAGGAGATCGCCGCCGAGATCGACCGTGCGATCCGGTTCATGGCGGCATGCGGAGCCGACTTCGACGCGCTGCGCACCGTGGACTTCTACTCGAGCCACGAGGGGCTGCTGCTCGACTACGAGCGGCCGCTCACGCGCATCGACTCGCGCACCGGGCTGCCGTACGACTGCTCGGCCCACTTCCTGTGGATCGGTGAGCGCACGCGCGAGCTCGACGGCGCGCACGTCGATTACTTCTCTCGCGTCCACAACCCGATCGGCATCAAGCTCGGCCCGACGTCGACCGCCGACGACGCGCTCGCGCTCATCGACAAGCTGAACCCGACGGCCGAGCCCGGACGCATCACGTTCATCACGCGGATGGGCGCCGGCAAGATCCGGGAACGCTTGCCGCAGCTCGTGGAGAAGGTCACCGCCGACGGTCGTCCCGTCACCTGGGTGTGCGACCCGATGCACGGCAACGGCATCACGTCGGCCAGCGGGTACAAGACCCGCCGGTTCTCCGACGTCATGGACGAGGTCGCGGGGTTCTTCGAGGTGCACCGCGCGCTCGGGACCGTTCCCGGCGGGCTGCACATCGAGCTCACCGGCGACGACGTCACCGAGGTGCTGGGCGGCTCAGAGGAGATCGACGACGCCGGGCTGGCCCGGCGCTACGAGACGCTCGTCGACCCGCGCCTGAACCACCAGCAGTCGCTCGAGCTGGCGTTCCAGGTCGTGGAGCTGCTGCGCAGGTCCTGA
- a CDS encoding pyrophosphate--fructose-6-phosphate 1-phosphotransferase → MSVRRVALLTAGGFAPCLSSAVGGLIERYTELAPEIEIIAYQHGYHGLLTGTKIVVDAEARAKAGILHRFGGSPIGNSRVKLTNAADCVKRGLVKEGQDPLQVAAEQLKADGVDVLHTIGGDDTNTTAADLAAYLEDHGYHLTVVGLPKTIDNDVIPIKQSLGAWTAAEEAAGFAANVIGEHRSGPRMLIVHEVMGRHCGWLTAAAASEYRKWLDTQEWVPSIGLSRERWDIHAVFLPELALDIEAEAKRLRAVMDEVGNVNIFLSEGAGMHEIVAQLEAAGTEVLRDAFGHVRLDTINPGQWFAKQFSKLLGAEKTMVQKSGYYSRAAAANVEDLRLIKSMTDFAVESAFRGESGVIGHDEEDGDRLKAIAFPRIAGGKAFDTSVPWFGELLADIGQDLVPAAHS, encoded by the coding sequence ATGTCGGTTCGTCGCGTCGCGCTCCTGACCGCAGGCGGCTTCGCCCCGTGCCTGTCCTCCGCCGTCGGTGGGCTCATCGAGCGCTACACCGAGCTCGCGCCGGAGATCGAGATCATCGCCTACCAGCACGGCTACCACGGGCTCCTGACCGGCACGAAGATCGTCGTCGACGCCGAGGCGCGCGCGAAGGCCGGCATCCTGCACCGGTTCGGCGGCTCGCCGATCGGCAACTCGCGCGTCAAGCTCACCAACGCGGCCGACTGCGTCAAGCGCGGCCTCGTCAAGGAGGGCCAGGACCCGCTGCAGGTCGCTGCCGAGCAGCTCAAGGCCGACGGCGTCGACGTGCTCCACACGATCGGCGGCGACGACACCAACACGACGGCCGCCGACCTCGCCGCGTACCTCGAGGACCACGGCTACCACCTGACGGTCGTCGGCCTGCCGAAGACGATCGACAACGACGTCATCCCGATCAAGCAGTCGCTCGGGGCCTGGACCGCGGCCGAGGAGGCCGCGGGGTTCGCCGCGAACGTCATCGGCGAGCACCGGTCCGGACCGCGCATGCTGATCGTCCACGAGGTCATGGGTCGGCACTGCGGGTGGCTCACGGCCGCCGCGGCCTCGGAGTACCGCAAGTGGCTCGACACGCAGGAGTGGGTCCCCAGCATCGGTCTGTCGCGGGAGCGCTGGGACATCCACGCGGTGTTCCTGCCCGAGCTCGCGCTCGACATCGAGGCCGAGGCCAAGCGCCTGCGCGCGGTCATGGACGAGGTCGGCAACGTCAACATCTTCCTGTCCGAGGGCGCAGGCATGCACGAGATCGTCGCGCAGCTCGAGGCCGCGGGCACCGAGGTTCTCCGCGACGCGTTCGGCCACGTCCGGCTCGACACGATCAACCCCGGCCAGTGGTTCGCGAAGCAGTTCTCGAAGCTGCTCGGTGCCGAGAAGACCATGGTCCAGAAGTCGGGCTACTACTCGCGCGCCGCGGCGGCCAACGTCGAGGACCTCCGCCTCATCAAGTCGATGACCGACTTCGCGGTCGAGTCGGCGTTCAGGGGCGAGTCGGGCGTCATCGGGCACGACGAGGAGGACGGCGACCGCCTCAAGGCCATCGCGTTCCCCCGCATCGCGGGCGGCAAGGCGTTCGACACCTCGGTGCCGTGGTTCGGTGAGCTCCTGGCCGACATCGGCCAGGACCTGGTCCCAGCGGCGCACTCATGA